A DNA window from Pungitius pungitius chromosome 1, fPunPun2.1, whole genome shotgun sequence contains the following coding sequences:
- the gripap1 gene encoding GRIP1-associated protein 1 isoform X4 gives MAMSQALSEEEFHRMQTQLLELRTQNYQLSDELRKNSTELNALRQKHVVLERDFVKAQKAVNKSKKAQEVEALLSENEMLQGKLHSQEEDFRLQNSTLMTELSKLCTQIEQLEQENKGLKEEGASSGHPSNPASICVDGELLRLRAENTTLQKKMKGFQKRYDRANPGVTTETDGAAGANGVSGVTGKGEEPQAEGANERLEQEAQLELSEKRMHGRSEKSVEEIVAKQAAIGWPALCPITHCFGPETETKLHTEREEKRLLMEQVQRVEESKQAEVTKLQEEITKLSDKLKKKQESFQRLQGEKEALYNDSRTKIDEINQRKEEELKATNIRIQKLQSDVVAANQTTAELREQIQSRAREHEVLVHTMRDQIQTVKTQEVNLLREQQEALTQELQQRRAEREVMSAQRDDLESQLQESSFASRKLLEQLTEEGQEKEKLLRDLEEAKKTAEKRKAMLDEMAMQMNQEKFDHKEAESELKLQHEKEVLGVRARYEKELRGLHEDKNRSEEEIRQQLREEKARAKELEGLQPRVEELQTQVQSMEGTRGWFERRLKEAEEKIETNSLEHQEEMERVKRGHLLQLEEKQSEMEEVKQQLMEAEKQKDGLNDTIEKLKQEIKDTVDGQRILEKKGSAALKDLKRQLQLERKRADKLQERLQEILTNSKTRTGLEELVLSEINSPSRTQQTGDSSSVSSFSYRDMMKEAQPTNQNKSGGGSPQSQRPAELSDDEVGELFQRLAEVQQEKWMLEEKVKHLEVSCSSMAEDICRKSSIIETYVMESRIDVSGGAIGGHGGHGGSQGERGGLGSVLRDLVKPGDENLREMNKKLQNMLEEQLTKNMHLQKDLEVLSQELVRLSK, from the exons ATGGCCATGTCGCAGGCTCTGTCGGAGGAGGAGTTCCATCGGATGCAG actcAGCTGTTGGAGCTTCGGACTCAGAACTACCAGCTGTCTGATGAACTCAGGAAGAACTCAACAG AACTGAACGCTCTCCGTCAGAAACATGTTGTTTTGGAAAGAGATTTTGTCAAAGCACAGAAG GCTGTGAATAAGAGCAAAAAAGCTCAA GAGGTGGAGGCGTTGCTGAGTGAGAACGAGATGCTTCAAGGGAAACTCCACAGTCAGGAGGAGGACTTCCGCCTGCAGAACAGCACGCTGATGACGGAGCTCTCCAAG CTGTGCACACAGATCGAACAGCTGGAACAGGAGAACAAGGGCCTAAAGGAGGAAGGAGCATCCTCAGGCCATCCATCAAACCCCGCCTCCATCTGCGTTGACGGAGAGCTGCTCCGCCTACGGGCCGAAAACACCACCCTccagaagaagatgaaag GCTTCCAGAAGCGCTACGACCGGGCCAACCCGGGCGTTACCACGGAGACAGATGGGGCGGCCGGGGCAAACGGAGTCTCTGGCGTCAcagggaagggggaggagccacAGGCCGAGGGAGCCAATGAGAGGCTGGAACAG GAGGCGCAGCTGGAGCTCTCAGAGAAACGGATGCACG GCCGGTCAGAGAAGAGCGTAGAGGAGATAGTAGCTAAGCAGGCAGCGATAGGCTGGCCGGCTCTCTGTCCAATAACACACTGCTTTGGACCAGAGACGGAGACAAAGCTCCACACGGAgcgggaggagaagaggctgctgatggagcagGTCCAGAGGGTGGAG GAGTCCAAGCAGGCCGAAGTCACCAAACTACAGGAAGAGATCACCAAG CTGTCTgacaagctgaagaagaagcaggagag TTTCCAGCGTctgcagggagagaaggaagCTCTGTACAACGACAGCAG GACAAAGATCGATGAGATCAAccaaagaaaagaggaggagcttAAAGCCACGAACATCCGCATCCAGAAACTACAGTCGGACGTGGTGGCAGCCAATCAG acGACGGCTGAACTGAGAGAGCAAATCCAGAGCAGAGCAAGAGAGCATGAGGTGCTGGTCCACACCATGAGGGAtcag ATCCAGACGGTGAAGACGCAGGAGGTGAATCTTCTCCGCGAGCAGCAGGAGGCCCTCAcgcaggagctgcagcagagacgagCCGAGCGGGAAGTGATGTCGGCGCAGAGGGACGACCTGGAGTCCCagctgcag GAATCCAGTTTTGCCAGCAGGAAGTTGTTGGAGCAGTTAACTGAAGAAGgacaagagaaggagaagctgctgagagacctggaggaggccaagaag ACGGCAGAGAAGAGGAAGGCCATGCTGGATGAGATGGCCATGCAGATGAACCAGGAGAAGTTTGACCACAAGGAGGCGGAGTCAGAGCTCAAGCTGCAGCACGAGAAGGAG GTCCTGGGGGTGAGGGCTCGCTACGAGAAGGAGCTTCGAGGCCTCCACGAGGACAAAAACCGCTCTGAGGAGGAGATCCGTCAGCAGCTCCGAGAAGAGAAG GCCCGGGCCAAAGAGCTGGAGGGTCTTCAGCCTCGAGTGGAGGAGCTTCAGACTCAGGTTCAGTCCATGGAGGGAACCAGAGGCTGGTTTGAGAGGAGACTGAAGGAGGCTGAG GAGAAAATAGAAACAAACTCGCTGGAACAtcaggaggagatggagcgaGTGAAGAGAGGACACCTACTGCAGCtggag gagaagcagtcggagatggaggaggtgaagcagcagctgatggaggCGGAAAAACAAAAGGACGGACTCAACGACACCATCGAGAAGCTCAAACAG GAGATTAAAGACACGGTGGATGGACAAAGGATACTTGAGAAGAAAGGAAGTGCTGCG CTGAAGGATTTGAAGCGGCAGCTtcagctggagaggaagagagccgACAAGCTGCAGGAGAGACTTCAGGAGATCCTGACCAACAGCAAGACCaggacag GTCTGGAGGAGCTGGTTCTGTCAGAGATCAACAGTCCCAGTCGGACCCAGCAGACCGGAGACTCGTCCTCAGTCTCCTCCTTTTCCTACAGGGACATGATGAAGGAGGCCCAGCCGACCAATCAGAACAAG tcgggggggggcagccctcAGTCCCAGCGGCCCGCTGAGCTGTCGGACGACGAGGTGGGGGAGCTGTTCCAGCGCCTGGCCGAGGTCCAGCAGGAGAAATGGatgctggaggagaag GTCAAACATCTGGAGGTCAGCTGCTCGTCGATGGCTGAAGACATCTGTAGGAAGAGCTCCATCATCGAGACCTACGTGATGGAGAGCCGCATAG ACGTGTCGGGCGGCGCCATCGGAGGCCATGGAGGTCACGGGGGCTCCCAGGGCGAGCGGGGGGGTCTGGGCTCGGTCCTCAGAGATCTGGTGAAGCCGGGAGACGAGAACCTGAGAGAGATGAACAAGAAGCTGCAGAACATGCTGGAAGAGCAGCTGACCAAGAACATGCACCTGCAGAAG GACCTGGAGGTTCTCTCCCAGGAATTAGTCCGTCTCAGCAAATGA
- the gripap1 gene encoding GRIP1-associated protein 1 isoform X3, translating into MAMSQALSEEEFHRMQTQLLELRTQNYQLSDELRKNSTELNALRQKHVVLERDFVKAQKAVNKSKKAQEVEALLSENEMLQGKLHSQEEDFRLQNSTLMTELSKLCTQIEQLEQENKGLKEEGASSGHPSNPASICVDGELLRLRAENTTLQKKMKGFQKRYDRANPGVTTETDGAAGANGVSGVTGKGEEPQAEGANERLEQEAQLELSEKRMHETETKLHTEREEKRLLMEQVQRVEESKQAEVTKLQEEITKLSDKLKKKQESFQRLQGEKEALYNDSRTKIDEINQRKEEELKATNIRIQKLQSDVVAANQTTAELREQIQSRAREHEVLVHTMRDQAANQSAVSQEQVDNILQENDALRTNLAALEQIQTVKTQEVNLLREQQEALTQELQQRRAEREVMSAQRDDLESQLQESSFASRKLLEQLTEEGQEKEKLLRDLEEAKKTAEKRKAMLDEMAMQMNQEKFDHKEAESELKLQHEKEVLGVRARYEKELRGLHEDKNRSEEEIRQQLREEKARAKELEGLQPRVEELQTQVQSMEGTRGWFERRLKEAEEKIETNSLEHQEEMERVKRGHLLQLEEKQSEMEEVKQQLMEAEKQKDGLNDTIEKLKQEIKDTVDGQRILEKKGSAALKDLKRQLQLERKRADKLQERLQEILTNSKTRTGLEELVLSEINSPSRTQQTGDSSSVSSFSYRDMMKEAQPTNQNKSGGGSPQSQRPAELSDDEVGELFQRLAEVQQEKWMLEEKVKHLEVSCSSMAEDICRKSSIIETYVMESRIDVSGGAIGGHGGHGGSQGERGGLGSVLRDLVKPGDENLREMNKKLQNMLEEQLTKNMHLQKDLEVLSQELVRLSK; encoded by the exons ATGGCCATGTCGCAGGCTCTGTCGGAGGAGGAGTTCCATCGGATGCAG actcAGCTGTTGGAGCTTCGGACTCAGAACTACCAGCTGTCTGATGAACTCAGGAAGAACTCAACAG AACTGAACGCTCTCCGTCAGAAACATGTTGTTTTGGAAAGAGATTTTGTCAAAGCACAGAAG GCTGTGAATAAGAGCAAAAAAGCTCAA GAGGTGGAGGCGTTGCTGAGTGAGAACGAGATGCTTCAAGGGAAACTCCACAGTCAGGAGGAGGACTTCCGCCTGCAGAACAGCACGCTGATGACGGAGCTCTCCAAG CTGTGCACACAGATCGAACAGCTGGAACAGGAGAACAAGGGCCTAAAGGAGGAAGGAGCATCCTCAGGCCATCCATCAAACCCCGCCTCCATCTGCGTTGACGGAGAGCTGCTCCGCCTACGGGCCGAAAACACCACCCTccagaagaagatgaaag GCTTCCAGAAGCGCTACGACCGGGCCAACCCGGGCGTTACCACGGAGACAGATGGGGCGGCCGGGGCAAACGGAGTCTCTGGCGTCAcagggaagggggaggagccacAGGCCGAGGGAGCCAATGAGAGGCTGGAACAG GAGGCGCAGCTGGAGCTCTCAGAGAAACGGATGCACG AGACGGAGACAAAGCTCCACACGGAgcgggaggagaagaggctgctgatggagcagGTCCAGAGGGTGGAG GAGTCCAAGCAGGCCGAAGTCACCAAACTACAGGAAGAGATCACCAAG CTGTCTgacaagctgaagaagaagcaggagag TTTCCAGCGTctgcagggagagaaggaagCTCTGTACAACGACAGCAG GACAAAGATCGATGAGATCAAccaaagaaaagaggaggagcttAAAGCCACGAACATCCGCATCCAGAAACTACAGTCGGACGTGGTGGCAGCCAATCAG acGACGGCTGAACTGAGAGAGCAAATCCAGAGCAGAGCAAGAGAGCATGAGGTGCTGGTCCACACCATGAGGGAtcag GCCGCCAATCAGAGCGCAGTCAGTCAGGAGCAGGTGGACAACATCCTGCAGGAGAACGATGCTCTGAGGACTAACCTCGCTGCTCTAGAACAG ATCCAGACGGTGAAGACGCAGGAGGTGAATCTTCTCCGCGAGCAGCAGGAGGCCCTCAcgcaggagctgcagcagagacgagCCGAGCGGGAAGTGATGTCGGCGCAGAGGGACGACCTGGAGTCCCagctgcag GAATCCAGTTTTGCCAGCAGGAAGTTGTTGGAGCAGTTAACTGAAGAAGgacaagagaaggagaagctgctgagagacctggaggaggccaagaag ACGGCAGAGAAGAGGAAGGCCATGCTGGATGAGATGGCCATGCAGATGAACCAGGAGAAGTTTGACCACAAGGAGGCGGAGTCAGAGCTCAAGCTGCAGCACGAGAAGGAG GTCCTGGGGGTGAGGGCTCGCTACGAGAAGGAGCTTCGAGGCCTCCACGAGGACAAAAACCGCTCTGAGGAGGAGATCCGTCAGCAGCTCCGAGAAGAGAAG GCCCGGGCCAAAGAGCTGGAGGGTCTTCAGCCTCGAGTGGAGGAGCTTCAGACTCAGGTTCAGTCCATGGAGGGAACCAGAGGCTGGTTTGAGAGGAGACTGAAGGAGGCTGAG GAGAAAATAGAAACAAACTCGCTGGAACAtcaggaggagatggagcgaGTGAAGAGAGGACACCTACTGCAGCtggag gagaagcagtcggagatggaggaggtgaagcagcagctgatggaggCGGAAAAACAAAAGGACGGACTCAACGACACCATCGAGAAGCTCAAACAG GAGATTAAAGACACGGTGGATGGACAAAGGATACTTGAGAAGAAAGGAAGTGCTGCG CTGAAGGATTTGAAGCGGCAGCTtcagctggagaggaagagagccgACAAGCTGCAGGAGAGACTTCAGGAGATCCTGACCAACAGCAAGACCaggacag GTCTGGAGGAGCTGGTTCTGTCAGAGATCAACAGTCCCAGTCGGACCCAGCAGACCGGAGACTCGTCCTCAGTCTCCTCCTTTTCCTACAGGGACATGATGAAGGAGGCCCAGCCGACCAATCAGAACAAG tcgggggggggcagccctcAGTCCCAGCGGCCCGCTGAGCTGTCGGACGACGAGGTGGGGGAGCTGTTCCAGCGCCTGGCCGAGGTCCAGCAGGAGAAATGGatgctggaggagaag GTCAAACATCTGGAGGTCAGCTGCTCGTCGATGGCTGAAGACATCTGTAGGAAGAGCTCCATCATCGAGACCTACGTGATGGAGAGCCGCATAG ACGTGTCGGGCGGCGCCATCGGAGGCCATGGAGGTCACGGGGGCTCCCAGGGCGAGCGGGGGGGTCTGGGCTCGGTCCTCAGAGATCTGGTGAAGCCGGGAGACGAGAACCTGAGAGAGATGAACAAGAAGCTGCAGAACATGCTGGAAGAGCAGCTGACCAAGAACATGCACCTGCAGAAG GACCTGGAGGTTCTCTCCCAGGAATTAGTCCGTCTCAGCAAATGA
- the gripap1 gene encoding GRIP1-associated protein 1 isoform X1 produces the protein MAMSQALSEEEFHRMQTQLLELRTQNYQLSDELRKNSTELNALRQKHVVLERDFVKAQKAVNKSKKAQEVEALLSENEMLQGKLHSQEEDFRLQNSTLMTELSKLCTQIEQLEQENKGLKEEGASSGHPSNPASICVDGELLRLRAENTTLQKKMKGFQKRYDRANPGVTTETDGAAGANGVSGVTGKGEEPQAEGANERLEQEAQLELSEKRMHGRSEKSVEEIVAKQAAIGWPALCPITHCFGPETETKLHTEREEKRLLMEQVQRVEESKQAEVTKLQEEITKLSDKLKKKQESFQRLQGEKEALYNDSRTKIDEINQRKEEELKATNIRIQKLQSDVVAANQTTAELREQIQSRAREHEVLVHTMRDQAANQSAVSQEQVDNILQENDALRTNLAALEQIQTVKTQEVNLLREQQEALTQELQQRRAEREVMSAQRDDLESQLQESSFASRKLLEQLTEEGQEKEKLLRDLEEAKKTAEKRKAMLDEMAMQMNQEKFDHKEAESELKLQHEKEVLGVRARYEKELRGLHEDKNRSEEEIRQQLREEKARAKELEGLQPRVEELQTQVQSMEGTRGWFERRLKEAEEKIETNSLEHQEEMERVKRGHLLQLEEKQSEMEEVKQQLMEAEKQKDGLNDTIEKLKQEIKDTVDGQRILEKKGSAALKDLKRQLQLERKRADKLQERLQEILTNSKTRTGLEELVLSEINSPSRTQQTGDSSSVSSFSYRDMMKEAQPTNQNKSGGGSPQSQRPAELSDDEVGELFQRLAEVQQEKWMLEEKVKHLEVSCSSMAEDICRKSSIIETYVMESRIDVSGGAIGGHGGHGGSQGERGGLGSVLRDLVKPGDENLREMNKKLQNMLEEQLTKNMHLQKDLEVLSQELVRLSK, from the exons ATGGCCATGTCGCAGGCTCTGTCGGAGGAGGAGTTCCATCGGATGCAG actcAGCTGTTGGAGCTTCGGACTCAGAACTACCAGCTGTCTGATGAACTCAGGAAGAACTCAACAG AACTGAACGCTCTCCGTCAGAAACATGTTGTTTTGGAAAGAGATTTTGTCAAAGCACAGAAG GCTGTGAATAAGAGCAAAAAAGCTCAA GAGGTGGAGGCGTTGCTGAGTGAGAACGAGATGCTTCAAGGGAAACTCCACAGTCAGGAGGAGGACTTCCGCCTGCAGAACAGCACGCTGATGACGGAGCTCTCCAAG CTGTGCACACAGATCGAACAGCTGGAACAGGAGAACAAGGGCCTAAAGGAGGAAGGAGCATCCTCAGGCCATCCATCAAACCCCGCCTCCATCTGCGTTGACGGAGAGCTGCTCCGCCTACGGGCCGAAAACACCACCCTccagaagaagatgaaag GCTTCCAGAAGCGCTACGACCGGGCCAACCCGGGCGTTACCACGGAGACAGATGGGGCGGCCGGGGCAAACGGAGTCTCTGGCGTCAcagggaagggggaggagccacAGGCCGAGGGAGCCAATGAGAGGCTGGAACAG GAGGCGCAGCTGGAGCTCTCAGAGAAACGGATGCACG GCCGGTCAGAGAAGAGCGTAGAGGAGATAGTAGCTAAGCAGGCAGCGATAGGCTGGCCGGCTCTCTGTCCAATAACACACTGCTTTGGACCAGAGACGGAGACAAAGCTCCACACGGAgcgggaggagaagaggctgctgatggagcagGTCCAGAGGGTGGAG GAGTCCAAGCAGGCCGAAGTCACCAAACTACAGGAAGAGATCACCAAG CTGTCTgacaagctgaagaagaagcaggagag TTTCCAGCGTctgcagggagagaaggaagCTCTGTACAACGACAGCAG GACAAAGATCGATGAGATCAAccaaagaaaagaggaggagcttAAAGCCACGAACATCCGCATCCAGAAACTACAGTCGGACGTGGTGGCAGCCAATCAG acGACGGCTGAACTGAGAGAGCAAATCCAGAGCAGAGCAAGAGAGCATGAGGTGCTGGTCCACACCATGAGGGAtcag GCCGCCAATCAGAGCGCAGTCAGTCAGGAGCAGGTGGACAACATCCTGCAGGAGAACGATGCTCTGAGGACTAACCTCGCTGCTCTAGAACAG ATCCAGACGGTGAAGACGCAGGAGGTGAATCTTCTCCGCGAGCAGCAGGAGGCCCTCAcgcaggagctgcagcagagacgagCCGAGCGGGAAGTGATGTCGGCGCAGAGGGACGACCTGGAGTCCCagctgcag GAATCCAGTTTTGCCAGCAGGAAGTTGTTGGAGCAGTTAACTGAAGAAGgacaagagaaggagaagctgctgagagacctggaggaggccaagaag ACGGCAGAGAAGAGGAAGGCCATGCTGGATGAGATGGCCATGCAGATGAACCAGGAGAAGTTTGACCACAAGGAGGCGGAGTCAGAGCTCAAGCTGCAGCACGAGAAGGAG GTCCTGGGGGTGAGGGCTCGCTACGAGAAGGAGCTTCGAGGCCTCCACGAGGACAAAAACCGCTCTGAGGAGGAGATCCGTCAGCAGCTCCGAGAAGAGAAG GCCCGGGCCAAAGAGCTGGAGGGTCTTCAGCCTCGAGTGGAGGAGCTTCAGACTCAGGTTCAGTCCATGGAGGGAACCAGAGGCTGGTTTGAGAGGAGACTGAAGGAGGCTGAG GAGAAAATAGAAACAAACTCGCTGGAACAtcaggaggagatggagcgaGTGAAGAGAGGACACCTACTGCAGCtggag gagaagcagtcggagatggaggaggtgaagcagcagctgatggaggCGGAAAAACAAAAGGACGGACTCAACGACACCATCGAGAAGCTCAAACAG GAGATTAAAGACACGGTGGATGGACAAAGGATACTTGAGAAGAAAGGAAGTGCTGCG CTGAAGGATTTGAAGCGGCAGCTtcagctggagaggaagagagccgACAAGCTGCAGGAGAGACTTCAGGAGATCCTGACCAACAGCAAGACCaggacag GTCTGGAGGAGCTGGTTCTGTCAGAGATCAACAGTCCCAGTCGGACCCAGCAGACCGGAGACTCGTCCTCAGTCTCCTCCTTTTCCTACAGGGACATGATGAAGGAGGCCCAGCCGACCAATCAGAACAAG tcgggggggggcagccctcAGTCCCAGCGGCCCGCTGAGCTGTCGGACGACGAGGTGGGGGAGCTGTTCCAGCGCCTGGCCGAGGTCCAGCAGGAGAAATGGatgctggaggagaag GTCAAACATCTGGAGGTCAGCTGCTCGTCGATGGCTGAAGACATCTGTAGGAAGAGCTCCATCATCGAGACCTACGTGATGGAGAGCCGCATAG ACGTGTCGGGCGGCGCCATCGGAGGCCATGGAGGTCACGGGGGCTCCCAGGGCGAGCGGGGGGGTCTGGGCTCGGTCCTCAGAGATCTGGTGAAGCCGGGAGACGAGAACCTGAGAGAGATGAACAAGAAGCTGCAGAACATGCTGGAAGAGCAGCTGACCAAGAACATGCACCTGCAGAAG GACCTGGAGGTTCTCTCCCAGGAATTAGTCCGTCTCAGCAAATGA
- the gripap1 gene encoding GRIP1-associated protein 1 isoform X2 has translation MEASGTDSTQLLELRTQNYQLSDELRKNSTELNALRQKHVVLERDFVKAQKAVNKSKKAQEVEALLSENEMLQGKLHSQEEDFRLQNSTLMTELSKLCTQIEQLEQENKGLKEEGASSGHPSNPASICVDGELLRLRAENTTLQKKMKGFQKRYDRANPGVTTETDGAAGANGVSGVTGKGEEPQAEGANERLEQEAQLELSEKRMHGRSEKSVEEIVAKQAAIGWPALCPITHCFGPETETKLHTEREEKRLLMEQVQRVEESKQAEVTKLQEEITKLSDKLKKKQESFQRLQGEKEALYNDSRTKIDEINQRKEEELKATNIRIQKLQSDVVAANQTTAELREQIQSRAREHEVLVHTMRDQAANQSAVSQEQVDNILQENDALRTNLAALEQIQTVKTQEVNLLREQQEALTQELQQRRAEREVMSAQRDDLESQLQESSFASRKLLEQLTEEGQEKEKLLRDLEEAKKTAEKRKAMLDEMAMQMNQEKFDHKEAESELKLQHEKEVLGVRARYEKELRGLHEDKNRSEEEIRQQLREEKARAKELEGLQPRVEELQTQVQSMEGTRGWFERRLKEAEEKIETNSLEHQEEMERVKRGHLLQLEEKQSEMEEVKQQLMEAEKQKDGLNDTIEKLKQEIKDTVDGQRILEKKGSAALKDLKRQLQLERKRADKLQERLQEILTNSKTRTGLEELVLSEINSPSRTQQTGDSSSVSSFSYRDMMKEAQPTNQNKSGGGSPQSQRPAELSDDEVGELFQRLAEVQQEKWMLEEKVKHLEVSCSSMAEDICRKSSIIETYVMESRIDVSGGAIGGHGGHGGSQGERGGLGSVLRDLVKPGDENLREMNKKLQNMLEEQLTKNMHLQKDLEVLSQELVRLSK, from the exons ATGGAGGCGTCTGGGACTGACAGT actcAGCTGTTGGAGCTTCGGACTCAGAACTACCAGCTGTCTGATGAACTCAGGAAGAACTCAACAG AACTGAACGCTCTCCGTCAGAAACATGTTGTTTTGGAAAGAGATTTTGTCAAAGCACAGAAG GCTGTGAATAAGAGCAAAAAAGCTCAA GAGGTGGAGGCGTTGCTGAGTGAGAACGAGATGCTTCAAGGGAAACTCCACAGTCAGGAGGAGGACTTCCGCCTGCAGAACAGCACGCTGATGACGGAGCTCTCCAAG CTGTGCACACAGATCGAACAGCTGGAACAGGAGAACAAGGGCCTAAAGGAGGAAGGAGCATCCTCAGGCCATCCATCAAACCCCGCCTCCATCTGCGTTGACGGAGAGCTGCTCCGCCTACGGGCCGAAAACACCACCCTccagaagaagatgaaag GCTTCCAGAAGCGCTACGACCGGGCCAACCCGGGCGTTACCACGGAGACAGATGGGGCGGCCGGGGCAAACGGAGTCTCTGGCGTCAcagggaagggggaggagccacAGGCCGAGGGAGCCAATGAGAGGCTGGAACAG GAGGCGCAGCTGGAGCTCTCAGAGAAACGGATGCACG GCCGGTCAGAGAAGAGCGTAGAGGAGATAGTAGCTAAGCAGGCAGCGATAGGCTGGCCGGCTCTCTGTCCAATAACACACTGCTTTGGACCAGAGACGGAGACAAAGCTCCACACGGAgcgggaggagaagaggctgctgatggagcagGTCCAGAGGGTGGAG GAGTCCAAGCAGGCCGAAGTCACCAAACTACAGGAAGAGATCACCAAG CTGTCTgacaagctgaagaagaagcaggagag TTTCCAGCGTctgcagggagagaaggaagCTCTGTACAACGACAGCAG GACAAAGATCGATGAGATCAAccaaagaaaagaggaggagcttAAAGCCACGAACATCCGCATCCAGAAACTACAGTCGGACGTGGTGGCAGCCAATCAG acGACGGCTGAACTGAGAGAGCAAATCCAGAGCAGAGCAAGAGAGCATGAGGTGCTGGTCCACACCATGAGGGAtcag GCCGCCAATCAGAGCGCAGTCAGTCAGGAGCAGGTGGACAACATCCTGCAGGAGAACGATGCTCTGAGGACTAACCTCGCTGCTCTAGAACAG ATCCAGACGGTGAAGACGCAGGAGGTGAATCTTCTCCGCGAGCAGCAGGAGGCCCTCAcgcaggagctgcagcagagacgagCCGAGCGGGAAGTGATGTCGGCGCAGAGGGACGACCTGGAGTCCCagctgcag GAATCCAGTTTTGCCAGCAGGAAGTTGTTGGAGCAGTTAACTGAAGAAGgacaagagaaggagaagctgctgagagacctggaggaggccaagaag ACGGCAGAGAAGAGGAAGGCCATGCTGGATGAGATGGCCATGCAGATGAACCAGGAGAAGTTTGACCACAAGGAGGCGGAGTCAGAGCTCAAGCTGCAGCACGAGAAGGAG GTCCTGGGGGTGAGGGCTCGCTACGAGAAGGAGCTTCGAGGCCTCCACGAGGACAAAAACCGCTCTGAGGAGGAGATCCGTCAGCAGCTCCGAGAAGAGAAG GCCCGGGCCAAAGAGCTGGAGGGTCTTCAGCCTCGAGTGGAGGAGCTTCAGACTCAGGTTCAGTCCATGGAGGGAACCAGAGGCTGGTTTGAGAGGAGACTGAAGGAGGCTGAG GAGAAAATAGAAACAAACTCGCTGGAACAtcaggaggagatggagcgaGTGAAGAGAGGACACCTACTGCAGCtggag gagaagcagtcggagatggaggaggtgaagcagcagctgatggaggCGGAAAAACAAAAGGACGGACTCAACGACACCATCGAGAAGCTCAAACAG GAGATTAAAGACACGGTGGATGGACAAAGGATACTTGAGAAGAAAGGAAGTGCTGCG CTGAAGGATTTGAAGCGGCAGCTtcagctggagaggaagagagccgACAAGCTGCAGGAGAGACTTCAGGAGATCCTGACCAACAGCAAGACCaggacag GTCTGGAGGAGCTGGTTCTGTCAGAGATCAACAGTCCCAGTCGGACCCAGCAGACCGGAGACTCGTCCTCAGTCTCCTCCTTTTCCTACAGGGACATGATGAAGGAGGCCCAGCCGACCAATCAGAACAAG tcgggggggggcagccctcAGTCCCAGCGGCCCGCTGAGCTGTCGGACGACGAGGTGGGGGAGCTGTTCCAGCGCCTGGCCGAGGTCCAGCAGGAGAAATGGatgctggaggagaag GTCAAACATCTGGAGGTCAGCTGCTCGTCGATGGCTGAAGACATCTGTAGGAAGAGCTCCATCATCGAGACCTACGTGATGGAGAGCCGCATAG ACGTGTCGGGCGGCGCCATCGGAGGCCATGGAGGTCACGGGGGCTCCCAGGGCGAGCGGGGGGGTCTGGGCTCGGTCCTCAGAGATCTGGTGAAGCCGGGAGACGAGAACCTGAGAGAGATGAACAAGAAGCTGCAGAACATGCTGGAAGAGCAGCTGACCAAGAACATGCACCTGCAGAAG GACCTGGAGGTTCTCTCCCAGGAATTAGTCCGTCTCAGCAAATGA